One genomic region from Populus nigra chromosome 8, ddPopNigr1.1, whole genome shotgun sequence encodes:
- the LOC133701222 gene encoding dirigent protein 22-like: protein MARVPIFSPKFIILSLIFSFATILVNGDHDHEFVRSMDRKLLGLKKEKLSHFKVYWHDILTGPNPSSIQVVPPLNTSRTAFGFVRMIDNPLTLGPEMSSRLVGKAQGFYAQASQQDLGLLMAMNFAFIEGKYNGSTITVLGRNEVFSTVREMPVIGGSGLFRFARGYVQARTHMVDLKTKDATVEYNVYVFHY from the coding sequence ATGGCTAGAGTTCCCATCTTTTCTCCCAAATTCATCATTCTCTCACTCATCTTTTCCTTTGCCACAATTTTGGTCAATGGAGATCACGATCACGAATTTGTGAGAAGCATGGACAGGAAGCTATTAGGGCTCAAGAAAGAAAAGCTCAGCCATTTCAAAGTATATTGGCATGACATCCTTACAGGTCCTAACCCTAGTTCCATCCAAGTTGTGCCACCATTGAACACTTCAAGAACAGCTTTTGGGTTTGTGAGAATGATTGATAACCCTTTAACGTTAGGGCCTGAAATGAGCTCAAGGTTGGTAGGAAAGGCGCAAGGGTTTTATGCACAGGCATCACAACAAGATCTTGGCTTGTTAATGGCCATGAACTTTGCTTTTATTGAAGGAAAGTATAATGGTAGCACTATCACTGTTCTAGGGAGGAACGAAGTGTTCTCGACAGTGAGAGAGATGCCAGTGATCGGAGGAAGTGGACTTTTCCGGTTTGCTAGAGGTTATGTTCAGGCAAGAACTCACATGGTTGATCTCAAGACAAAAGATGCTACGGTTGAGTATAATGTCTACGTTTTTCATTATTGA